A segment of the Nomascus leucogenys isolate Asia chromosome 1a, Asia_NLE_v1, whole genome shotgun sequence genome:
GATCTGTGTGCTGAGCAGCTCACGTCTATATGGCAACTTTAAGGAGGCGCTTGATGTCAGGCTCAATGTTGATGGTTGGGAAGGTGCGGCTGTAGCGTCGGAAGGGCTCTCCTTCCGGCCCTATGAGGAACTTCTCAAAGTTCCAGGCCACATCTGAGCGGCGCACAGGGCTCCAAATGATGAGCTTGGGATCGGTCATGAGGGAAAATGGGTCATCATAAGGGTAGGGGAGCTTGTCCTTCAGGTAGGCGAAGACAGGATGCTCGTTCTGCCCATTCACCTCACATTTTTGGACAAGGGTGAAGGTGGGCTGGTATCCACCCCCAGGACGGACATACT
Coding sequences within it:
- the GPX2 gene encoding glutathione peroxidase 2 produces the protein MAFIAKSFYDLSAISLDGEKVDFNTFRGRAVLIENVASLUGTTTRDFTQLNELQCRFPRRLVVLGFPCNQFGHQENCQNEEILNSLKYVRPGGGYQPTFTLVQKCEVNGQNEHPVFAYLKDKLPYPYDDPFSLMTDPKLIIWSPVRRSDVAWNFEKFLIGPEGEPFRRYSRTFPTINIEPDIKRLLKVAI